From the genome of Fusarium oxysporum f. sp. lycopersici 4287 chromosome 3, whole genome shotgun sequence, one region includes:
- a CDS encoding hypothetical protein (At least one base has a quality score < 10) has translation MELEMSAVRYMLDVEHRSLPTKEGDFNIYILGVLQGHNVVLACLPGNQGKGSAAIVATNMTRTFSCIKWQFLVGIGGGVPSTKHDIRLGDVVVSMPEGQYGGVVQYDLGKGTDDGFALNDFLSPPPPLLRGAVMKMRSDHRVSESRAEEFLSAMSETGRRLSVYEQPSADLDVLFETDYPHDPQNLTCEKCDRQKSVSRSCREFEGPEIHYGLIASGDRVVRSTAKRSEVIRNIGNILCFEMEAAGLMTEFSCIVIRGISDYADSHKNDNWQHYAAATAAACTKELLTYIDPEVASAVPVSSKDAASYWGNGLAARHVFHGKGTQNSALEENSLLDMVSQPVLSAVLSDSARRKRPAKTPSPEIARPSQRQRQQPSSPSPHPLLSSQSLSPPQSSLFPEDQSRLFFPDLPEIPAFPIAERGRPRQETAFQAIIPPSSPIEEDSIQSPVRSISHIPQTPARPIPQTPARPIPQATARSSSRSSQRSSSRSSSRSSSKSSYRSISQGFEDILLDLETPLSPPPDLQQQHQEAIAPILAKGSIQKLLAYAKIPIVEKKLQARQAAIFKIAAQKAAEAFIKRPTEKNLLYFLILPRILGLGIQKGDLSTYLRAYPSNIPSLETLESLLQSPAQSTPFSLSQGRKTAPSPAKRAAKMLERGFLGRASRALIDPTPIAADSAENRAILLEKHPIGSKDPFSRKTRPRPGQPIAEEAILASIATIGKEKAPGLSGWTRPLLNLVSKADSPVIAFLRLLADMIRQGTAPGADLLCASRLIGLEKPDGGIRPIAIGDLIYKVAMKAILKTSFSSSMLLPFQLGVSSPGGVEPAIFLLEEAIAGPNKADFQYITSVDLHNAFNSGARPSIASSVASFAPTFYRAPTWAYNNPSLLVLPDGSTIASSKGVRQGDPIGPLLFSLSFRPTLEELARKLPEATLVAYLDDLYILSKDQGSLDIAREVLEKSPYKLNLAKSKEIAMKDLKDHGLKTLGTYIGPLEGKRAFLEEKLDTLQQAIAALQDLPKQHSLLLLRGSIHLLLRHLLRQLNPEGLSDLWERADILIKEAIMALVARSPAERPKEPDPYLLSLPVREGGLGLPLHKELAQGLYQAAKETAKKILTGITSFFTSYPSLSTSEAQNPSQDQGKSAKEVFKELNEAKLETFLQDLPISYKQARLENASYLGRKWLRVLPTQKPHSFTDSETTEALRSRLFYPIKPLDLPCSACGAIASLGHEDTCKGASRSPARLPLRADFAVTIGNSRYFYDIQIVAISKDSAKEDPYSTLKEAASEKRRKYQSLGAFFHPLIFSAGGLMDQETSQTYKKLQELLGPFAASQLDSTIGLTLTKTRAISAASIARDLPRRTRS, from the exons ATGGAGCTCGAGATGAGCGCCGTCCGATACATGTTAGACGTCGAGCATCGCAGTCTGCCAACAAAGGAAGGCGACTTTAACATCTACATCCTGGGTGTGCTCCAGGGCCATAACGTGGTCCTCGCGTGCCTCCCCGGAAACCAAGGAAAAGGCTCCGCCGCAATTGTGGCCACAAATATGACTCGCACCTTCTCCTGCATCAAGTGGCAATTTCTCGTCGGCATTGGTGGTGGAGTTCCTAGCACTAAGCACGACATCCGGCTGGGCGATGTCGTGGTGAGCATGCCCGAGGGGCAATACGGCGGTGTCGTTCAATATGATCTAGGGAAAGGAACCGATGACGGTTTCGCCCTTAATGACTTCCTCTCGCCACCGCCGCCTCTTTTGAGAGGTGCCGTCATGAAAATGCGGTCTGATCACCGTGTCAGCGAAAGCAGGGCTGAGGAGTTCTTATCAGCGATGTCGGAGACCGGAAGACGCCTTTCCGTCTATGAGCAACCTTCCGCCGATCTTGATGTCCTGTTTGAAACGGATTATCCTCATGACCCGCAGAACCTCACATGCGAGAAATGCGACCGACAAAAATCCGTCTCCAGGTCGTGTCGCGAATTTGAAGGCCCCGAGATACACTACGGATTAATCGCTTCTGGCGATCGTGTTGTGAGGAGTACTGCGAAAAGAAGTGAGGTCATCCGTAACATCGGCAACATCCTCTGCTTCGAGATGGAAGCAGCAGGGCTAATGACTGAGTTCTCGTGCATTGTCATTCGTGGTATCTCCGACTATGCTGACTCTCATAAGAATGACAACTGGCAGCATTACGCGGCTGCAACTGCCGCCGCATGCACCAAGGAGCTACTCACTTACATAGATCCAGAGGTGGCCTCTGCTGTACCGGTATCTTCCAAGGACGCAGCGTCATATTGGGGCAACGGGCTAGCCGCTCGCCACGTTTTTCATGGCAAGGGGACCCAAAACTCCG CTCTGGAAGAGAACTCCTTGCTGGATATGGTCTCGCAGCCTGTGCTGTCGGCTGTTCTTTCCGACT CTGCtagaaggaaaaggccaGCTAAAACCCCTTCCCCAGAGATAGCAAGACCCTCACAGAGGCAAAGGCAGCAGCCTTCCAGCCCTAGCCCTCACCCTCTCCTAAGCTCTCAGTCTCTTAGCCCACCCCAAAGCAGCCTCTTTCCAGAAGACCAATCTAGGTTATTTTTCCCAGACCTTCCTGAAATCCCTGCCTTTCCTATAGCTGAAAGAGGAAGACCTAGGCAAGAGACTGCTTTTCAGGCTATTATTCCCCCTTCTAGTCCTATAGAAGAGGATTCTATTCAGTCTCCAGTTAGGTCTATATCACATATCCCCCAGACCCCAGCTAGACCTATCCCCCAGACCCCAGCTAGACCTATTCCTCAGGCTACAGCTAGGTCTTCTTCAAGGTCATCTCAAAGGTCCTCCTCAAggtcttcttcaagatcttcttccaagTCCTCTTACAGATCTATATCGCAAGGATTTGAAGATATCTTATTAGACCTAGAGACTCCCCTTTCCCCTCCCCCAGAccttcagcagcaacaccaagagGCTATAGCACCAATCTTAGCTAAGGGATCTATACAGAAGCTTCTAGCCTATGCAAAAATCCCCATAGTAGAGAAAAAGCTACAAGCTAGACAAGCAGCTATTTTCAAGATAGCTGCTCAAAAAGCCGCTGAGGCCTTTATAAAGAGACCTACGGAGAAAAACCTCTTATACTTCCTTATCCTCCCTAGAATCTTAGGTCTTGGAATTCAGAAAGGAGATTTATCTACCTATCTCCGAGCCTATCCTTCTAATATCCCTTCCCTAGAGACCCTGGAAAGCCTCCTACAAAGCCCAGCTCAAAGCACTCCCTTTTCCCTTTCTCAAGGAAGGAAAACAGCCCCTAGCCCTGCTAAGAGGGCAGCTAAGATGCTAGAAAGAGGCTTCCTAGGACGggcttctcgagctcttATAGACCCTACCCCTATAGCTGCTGATTCAGCTGAAAACAGGGCCATCTTACTTGAAAAACACCCAATAGGCTCAAAGGACCCCTTTTCAAGAAAGACTCGCCCAAGACCTGGCCAACCTATTGCAGAGGAAGCTATCCTTGCCTCTATAGCTACTAtaggaaaagaaaaagcccCCGGCCTTAGTGGCTGGACTAGGCCACTTCTGAACCTAGTATCTAAGGCAGATTCCCCAGTTATAGCCTTCCTAAGGCTACTAGCTGATATGATAAGGCAAGGAACAGCCCCAGGGGCAGACCTATTATGTGCAAGCCGCCTTATCGGCCTAGAGAAGCCAGATGGAGGTATTAGACCTATTGCTATAGGAGATCTTATCTATAAGGTAGCTATGAAAGCAATCTTAAAGACCTCCTTTAGCTCCTCTATGCTATTGCCCTTCCAGCTAGGCGTTAGCAGCCCAGGAGGAGTAGAACCAGctatcttccttcttgaggaAGCTATAGCTGGCCCAAATAAGGCTGATTTCCAATATATCACCTCAGTTGACCTCCACAACGCCTTTAACAGCGGGGCTAGACCCTCTATAGCATCCTCAGTGGCCTCCTTTGCCCCTACCTTCTATAGGGCCCCAACCTGGGCTTATAATAACCCCTCACTGCTAGTCCTTCCAGATGGTTCAACCATAGCCTCTTCTAAAGGGGTTAGGCAAGGAGACCCAATAGGACCActtctcttttccctctCTTTTAGACCTACTCTAGAGGAATTAGCTAGAAAGCTTCCAGAGGCAACCCTAGTTGCTTATCTAGATGACCTTTATATCTTATCTAAAGACCAAGGATCTCTAGATATAGCTAGAGAGGTACTAGAGAAATCACCTTATAAGCTTAACCTAGCTAAAAGCAAGGAAATAGCTATGAAGGACCTTAAAGACCATGGCCTTAAGACCTTAGGTACTTATATAGGTCCCCTAGAAGGCAAAAGGGCATTTCTAGAAGAAAAGCTAGATACCTTACAGCAGGCTATAGCTGCTCTTCAAGACCTGCCTAAGCAACACTCCCTCCTTCTCCTACGAGGCAGTATCCACCTCCTTCTACGGCACCTCCTTCGGCAACTTAACCCAGAAGGTCTATCTGACCTATGGGAAAGAGCTGATATCCTTATCAAGGAAGCTATTATGGCCTTAGTAGCTAGGAGCCCAGCTGAGCGTCCTAAAGAGCCTGATCCCTATCTCTTATCCCTTCCTGTAAGGGAAGGAGGTCTTGGGCTTCCTTTGCATAAGGAATTAGCCCAAGGCCTATATCAGGCAGCTAAGGAAACAGCTAAGAAGATCCTTACAGGTATTACTAGCTTTTTTACATCTTACCCCTCTCTATCTACCTCAGAAGCCCAAAACCCTAGTCAAGACCAAGGGAAATCAGCTAAAGAGGTTTTTAAAGAGTTAAACGAGGCTAAGCTAGAAACCTTCCTCCAAGACCTCCCTATTTCCTATAAGCAAGCCAGGCTAGAGAATGCTAGCTATCTAGGCCGCAAGTGGCTTAGAGTCTTACCTACACAGAAACCCCACTCTTTTACAGACTCTGAGACCACTGAAGCCCTTAGAAGCAGACTTTTCTACCCTATCAAGCCTCTAGACCTGCCCTGTAGTGCCTGTGGTGCTATAGCTAGCCTAGGCCATGAGGATACTTGCAAGGGAGCTAGCAGAAG TCCAGCAAGACTCCCCCTCCGGGCAGACTTTGCAGTCACTATTGGAAATAGCCGCTACTTCTATGATATCCAAATCGTAGCTATCTCCAAGGACTCTGCAAAGGAGGACCCCTATAGCACCTTGAAGGAAGCTGCTAGTGAGAAAAGGCGGAAATATCAGTCTCTTGGAGCCTTCTTCCACCctctcatcttctcagcagGCGGCCTTATGGATCAGGAGACCTCACAGACCTACAAGAAGCTCCAAGAGCTCTTAGGTCCCTTTGCAGCCTCACAGCTAGACTCAACTATCGGCCTTACCTTGACTAAGACTAGGGCTATCTCAGCTGCCTCTATAGCTCGAGATCTACCTAGGAGAACGCGCTCCTAG
- a CDS encoding hypothetical protein (At least one base has a quality score < 10), with protein MSNQETRPPCPPFTLETAQIKVKAAQDGWNSQDPAKVKLAYTPDSIWRNRDHFLQGRDAIQEFLTKKWEKESNYKLRKELFAFTDNKIAVQFWYEWTDAAGQWWRPYGLEDWTFADNGLMRKRQMSGNDVKIAEGERWFVDGVDVNTVDIAEKHW; from the exons ATGAGCAACCAGGAGACCAGGCCACCTTGCCCCCCTTTCACCCTCGAAACGGCACAAATTAAGGTCAAGGCTGCGCAAGACGGATGGAACAGCCA AGATCCTGCAAAGGTTAAATTGGCGTACACGCCCGACTCCATCTGGCGTAATCGTGACCACTTCCTTCAGGGCCGCGATGCGATCCAAGAATTCCTGACAAAGAAGTGGGAGAAGGAGTCTAACTACAAGCTCCGAAAAGAGCTCTTTGCATTTACTGATAACAAG ATTGCGGTGCAGTTCTGGTATGAATGGACTGATGCAGCTGGGCAATGGTGGAGGCCCTACGGACTTGAAGACTGGACTTTCGCAGACAATGGGCTGATGCGAAAGAGGCAGATGAGTGGCAACGATGTGAAGATTGCCGAGGGAGAGCGTTGGTTCGTTGATGGCGTCGATGTTAACACCGTTGACATTGCAGAGAAGCATTGGTAG
- a CDS encoding carbonic anhydrase — MAQRDVSEYLRQTHARIFENNKKWAEQQRANNPGFFDKISAGQSPEYLWIGCADSRIPAEQVTGLEPGEAFIHRNIANVVHNIDLNAMSIINYAVHHLGVKHIIVCGHYGCGGVRAAMTPKDMGLLNPWLRNIRDVYRLYEKELDAITDEEQRYNRLVELNVREQCRNIVKTAEVQQSYAKNSFPIVHGWVFNLHNGLLTDLKIDFPAMLKDVQKVYNITEE; from the coding sequence ATGGCTCAACGGGACGTCAGCGAGTATTTGCGACAGACGCATGCTCGCATCTTcgaaaacaacaagaagTGGGCAGAGCAGCAGCGCGCCAACAACCCCGGGTTCTTTGACAAGATCTCCGCCGGCCAGAGCCCCGAATACCTTTGGATTGGCTGCGCAGACTCTCGCATCCCGGCTGAGCAGGTCACAGGCCTGGAGCCCGGCGAGGCCTTTATTCACCGTAACATTGCCAATGTTGTTCATAATATTGATCTAAATGCCATGTCTATCATCAACTATGCTGTGCATCACCTTGGCGTCAAGCATATTATTGTTTGCGGACACTACGGCTGCGGTGGTGTTCGGGCTGCTATGACTCCCAAGGATATGGGTTTACTCAACCCATGGCTGCGAAACATCCGCGACGTCTATCGTCTTTATGAGAAAGAGCTCGATGCTATCACCGACGAGGAGCAACGGTACAACCGCCTGGTAGAGCTGAACGTGCGCGAGCAGTGCCGAAATATCGTTAAGACTGCTGAGGTCCAGCAATCATACGCCAAGAACAGCTTCCCTATTGTCCATGGCTGGGTGTTCAACCTCCACAATGGCCTACTGACGGATCTCAAAATTGACTTCCCTGCCATGCTCAAGGACGTCCAGAAGGTCTACAACATCACTGAGGAGTAA
- a CDS encoding cyanate lyase (At least one base has a quality score < 10) has translation MRRSKKRLARDYKIPGIIRFSYLSSRPLPSQPTQQIPDTPRPSQLLFLATPQAANNYHSISFTSLIMSFEGRLATLDPLIAERVPPHCTALFEAKQAKGLTFEAIAKHLGRSEVACAALFYAQTTATDEDIEKLSQLLDLPLPMLTNAMGVFPNRGHSGPMPPVEPLIYRLYEVVQNYGYAYKAILNEKFGDGIMSAIRFGTKVEKDIDEEGNPWVVITMRGKWLPSNRF, from the exons ATGCGTCGCAGCAAGAAGCGACTTGCGAGGGACTATAAAATACCAGGCATCATCCGATTCTCCTATCTCTCATCAAGGCCTCTACCATCACAACCAACACAACAAATACCTGATACACCTCGTCCCAGTCAACTACTCTTCCTCGCTACTCCACAAGCAGCAAACAATTATCACTCGATATCTTTTACATCCCTCATAATGTCTTTCGAAGGACGACTTGCAACTCTCGAC CCGCTCATCGCAGAGAGGGTTCCACCTCACTGTACCGCGCTGTTCGAGGCCAAGCAGGCAAAAGGCCTCACTTTTGAGGCTATTGCCAAGCATCTTGGGCGCAGCGAAGTAGCATGCGCCGCACTGTTCTATGCCCAAACTACTGCTACAGATGAGGACATCGAGAAACTCTCCCAGCTCCTCGATCTACCCCTGCCAATGCTAACTAATGCTATGGGTGTGTTCCCTAACCGTGGTCACTCTGGCCCTATGCCTCCTGTTGAGCCGCTTATCTACCGCCTATACGAGGTTGTCCAGAACTACGGCTACGCATACAAGGCTATCCTTAACGAGAAATTCGGCGACGGTATCATGAGCGCTATCCGCTTCGGCACCAAGGTCGAGAAAGATATTGACGAGGAGGGTAACCCCTGGGTTGTAATTACGATGCGAGGCAAATG GCTCCCTTCCAACCGATTCTAG
- a CDS encoding hypothetical protein (At least one base has a quality score < 10), which produces MTGLATYTDAIVTLRPSQLQKLESLGLYYNSPEPAIICVECGFAINPARAPRHPGDKHHITKSARRGLKPLIYSLNLPNPETLPLRSNGSPPHPYLTVYKGSACKHCGLRSISEKVLLAHVKSKHSKDTKLAARQQTRHWLSDHIQQGLSFQSWSANDIRRSWIITDNNPSRGSLPCSTLLQACPDAVKLLAQKLFADECARLGGVEGGRTRRYDSAAPVSIALQTNWMRRTGWETMFQDTRRNILVALTELPNSRDERKLASMMVALDRLLDQCGETVRRTDVCLRRWLRSRFPDRPYKAPFELVAKPSSEKVYRKELKRFICFWLRLSRLLPTTMRAITGRGLNRHQFRALRELWVDGVRQSEEPADMDRTDNQDGGQSMNDHESGDDGGEEEENDDDDYGDEEDEGEDESECEESDGHDTSEYDSQSSVAIEADDLSDAESTSAWSLDNQEQLSQDPAADVLLRFCYFAIAEDFEGGLASSTMLVYFSAVRGLSTPNGNEYLPPHRFTPVLARLIYCSRLVFLEAVLPHFSRIYGGIARPPRHGLLRRLNAARREYMCDGTLSPMGEFLSLLSYGNALRRSQGSNFRFHWSDDGEVLSWNGNQRLSMVDFRGLACKVLRSVTASCSRLMYDWEPTHLDLSLIRDNLSTTTPGYSFVSDPVNQLTDAYPELLLRACISPVDGLLQEQGQNQSTWDAKAARAYLEAHDDHLKGLMVLCNFDGGQCARITELLTLECFNTASRERGIGLWDGKMCSIIRHHKARLATNNEFYVVRFFSKPVSRLIFQYLVYIRPVAITILLKCFDIEHTNALLFSPLSQVGQKSTTP; this is translated from the exons ATGACAGGTCTCGCGACGTACACTGATGCTATTGTCACATTGCGGCCGAGTCAGCTCCAAAAGCTCGAGAGTCTCGGCTTGTACTACAATTCGCCAGAGCCAGCAATAATTTGCGTCGAATGCGGCTTCGCCATTAACCCTGCACGCGCGCCGCGTCACCCAGGCGACAAGCATCATATAACTAAGTCTGCCCGCCGTGGTTTGAAGCCACTAATCTATTCTCTCAATCTTCCAAACCCAGAGACACTTCCACTGCGATCAAACGGCTCGCCGCCACACCCATACCTTACGGTATATAAGGGTTCGGCCTGTAAACATTGTGGTCTTCGCTCTATCAGCGAAAAAGTCTTACTAGCCCATGTCAAATCAAAGCACAGCAAAGACACCAAGCTCGCAGCTCGACAACAGACGCGACACTGGCTGAGTGATCACATCCAGCAAGGCTTGTCATTTCAGAGCTGGTCGGCGAACGATATCCGAAGGTCATGGATTATCACCGACAATAACCCTAGCCGTGGCTCTCTACCTTGTAGTACTCTCTTACAAGCTTGTCCAGACGCCGTTAAGCTGCTGGCCCAAAAGCTCTTTGCTGATGAGTGTGCAAGATTAGGGGGTGTAGAAGGAGGCCGTACGAGACGATATGACAGCGCAGCACCGGTATCTATCGCCTTACAGACGAATTGGATGCGGCGTACTGGCTGGGAAACGATGTTCCAAGATACACGTCGTAATATCCTTGTTGCGCTTACGGAGTTACCTAATT CGCGAGACGAACGAAAATTGGCATCGATGATGGTAGCGCTTGATCGCCTCCTCGACCAATGCGGCGAGACCGTTCGGAGGACCGATGTATGCCTGAGGAGATGGCTTCGTTCCAGGTTCCCAGACCGCCCCTACAAAGCGCCCTTCGAGCTGGTGGCAAAGCCGTCTTCTGAGAAGGTCTACCGGAAGGAACTAAAGCGCTTTATCTGCTTCTGGCTTCGACTGTCCCGACTATTACCGACAACTATGCGGGCAATTACAGGGCGAGGGTTGAACAGACATCAGTTTAGAGCTCTTCGTGAGCTCTGGGTGGATGGTGTCCGGCAGTCTGAGGAGCCTGCTGATATGGACCGTACAGATAACCAGGATGGAGGGCAGAGTATGAATGATCATGAGAGTGGAGATGATGGgggtgaagaagaggagaatgatgatgatgattatggtgatgaagaggatgaaggcGAGGACGAAAGTGAATGTGAGGAGAGTGATGGACACGATACATCGGAATATGACAGCCAGAGTAGTGTGGCTATAGAAGCAGATGATCTCTCTGACGCCGAGTCGACTTCCGCTTGGTCTTTGGACAACCAGGAGCAACTCTCCCAAGACCCCGCGGCCGACGTCTTACTGCGCTTTTGTTACTTTGCTATCGCCGAGGACTTTGAAGGTGGGCTCGCGAGCTCGACGATGCTAGTGTACTTCAGTGCTGTACGCGGGCTGTCAACCCCTAACGGCAACGAATACCTCCCTCCTCACCGGTTCACCCCTGTCCTAGCGAGACTTATATACTGTTCTCGGTTGGTCTTTCTCGAAGCCGTGCTGCCTCATTTCTCACGTATCTACGGTGGTATTGCACGCCCACCGCGTCACGGGCTGCTGCGAAGGCTCAATGCGGCCCGGCGCGAGTACATGTGTGATGGCACGTTATCGCCCATGGGCGAATTCTTGAGTCTCTTGTCTTACGGCAACGCTCTTCGACGGTCTCAAGGGTCCAATTTCCGATTCCATTGGAGCGATGACGGCGAGGTACTGTCCTGGAATGGCAACCAACGACTTTCGATGGTGGACTTTCGTGGCCTGGCTTGTAAAGTGCTGCGCTCAGTCACAGCATCGTGTTCCCGTTTGATGTATGATTGGGAGCCTACTCACCTCGATTTGTCGCTGATTCGAGATAATCTATCAACGACAACACCGGGCTACTCCTTCGTATCCGATCCCGTCAATCAGCTAACAGATGCCTACCCCGAGTTACTACTGAGAGCATGCATATCCCCGGTCGACGGTCTGCTCCAAGAACAGGGTCAAAACCAGAGTACCTGGGATGCCAAAGCCGCTCGCGCATATTTGGAAGCCCACGATGATCACTTGAAGGGACTAATGGTGCTTTGTAACTTTGACGGCGGCCAGTGCGCACGGATTACGGAGCTGTTGACGCTTGAGTGTTTCAATACTGCTTCAAGAGAGCGAGGTATTGGCTTATGGGATGGAAAGATGTGCTCCATCATTAGACACCACAAGGCTCGACTAGCAACCAACAACGAGTTTTACGTCGTacgcttcttctccaaaccTGTCTCCCGGCTCATATTCCAGTACCTCGTCTACATACGGCCAGTCGCCATAACAATCTTGCTTAAATGTTTTGATATTGAGCATACCAACGCGCTTCTCTTCTCGCCGCTCTCTCAAGTAGGGCAAAAATCAACAACACCCTAG